The Shewanella japonica genome has a window encoding:
- a CDS encoding transporter — protein MKELTRFNRCAFALLTRFSKISLLGITALFWHTHVYSQDLEPRSYTNIPIDMHFLALGYLHSEGALSPSPSVPLKDAHLTLDAAVLGYAYSFALAGSSSKFDMSLSRICMAGSANYQNDIVEADRCGYGDPKMRLTWNFYGAQALQRKDFAKSKDGLVVGSSLQLSLPLGTYDEDKLINAGANQWVFRPGIGMSYRVGNWYYDAMTSIRIYSDNDEFYNQVSLEKQAQYTFQAHVIYSIGPGQWVSLSGNYFVGGETSKNGIDADDAEDNSRFGLTYSLAFNQHHSMKLYASTGVITRIGNDFDTLGLVWQYAF, from the coding sequence ATGAAGGAATTAACCCGATTTAATCGATGTGCATTTGCATTGCTCACAAGGTTTAGCAAAATAAGTTTGTTAGGCATTACAGCGCTTTTTTGGCATACCCATGTGTATAGCCAAGATCTTGAACCTCGCAGTTATACCAATATCCCTATCGACATGCATTTTCTAGCCCTGGGCTATCTGCACTCAGAAGGGGCCTTATCGCCATCACCTTCAGTTCCACTCAAAGATGCACATTTAACGTTAGATGCTGCCGTGCTTGGTTATGCGTACTCATTTGCGCTAGCGGGCAGTTCATCAAAATTTGATATGTCCTTATCTCGCATTTGTATGGCAGGCTCAGCTAATTATCAAAACGACATTGTTGAAGCTGACAGATGTGGTTATGGCGATCCTAAAATGCGTCTGACTTGGAATTTTTATGGTGCACAAGCATTACAACGGAAAGATTTTGCTAAATCTAAAGATGGATTAGTTGTTGGCTCAAGTTTGCAACTTAGCTTGCCATTAGGAACCTATGATGAAGATAAACTGATCAACGCTGGTGCCAATCAATGGGTATTTAGACCAGGAATAGGGATGTCGTACCGAGTGGGTAATTGGTATTACGATGCCATGACGTCAATTCGAATTTATAGTGATAATGATGAGTTTTACAATCAAGTGTCACTTGAGAAACAAGCACAATACACGTTTCAAGCTCATGTCATATACAGTATTGGACCAGGGCAATGGGTGTCATTGAGCGGAAATTACTTTGTTGGCGGAGAAACCAGCAAAAATGGAATTGACGCTGATGATGCTGAGGACAATTCACGTTTTGGACTGACGTATTCACTTGCCTTTAATCAACATCATAGTATGAAGCTTTATGCCAGTACGGGCGTGATCACACGCATAGGGAATGATTTCGATACACTAGGATTAGTCTGGCAATACGCTTTTTAA